From Pseudomonas sp. G.S.17, the proteins below share one genomic window:
- a CDS encoding putative RNA methyltransferase codes for MLTCPICSAPLSAVDKGVACPANHRFDRARQGYLNLLPVQHKNSRDPGDNQAMVEARRDFLNAGHYAPVAKRLAELAVERAPARWLDIGCGEGYYTAQIAAALPQADGYALDISREAVKRACRRNPQLTWLIASMARVPLPDASCQFLASVFSPLDWNEAKRLLTPGGGLMRVGPTSEHLMELRERLYDEVRDYADDKHLALVPEGMLLDHSETLRFKLSLIDGQARANLLAMTPHGWRASAERRANVIEQVEPFEVTVSMRYDYFVRQ; via the coding sequence ATGCTTACCTGCCCGATCTGCTCGGCGCCGCTCAGCGCGGTGGACAAAGGCGTGGCGTGCCCGGCGAATCATCGCTTCGACCGCGCGCGCCAGGGTTATCTGAACCTGTTGCCGGTGCAGCACAAGAACAGCCGCGATCCTGGCGACAACCAGGCCATGGTCGAGGCGCGGCGGGACTTTCTCAACGCCGGGCATTACGCGCCGGTGGCGAAACGCCTGGCAGAACTGGCCGTCGAACGTGCCCCGGCGCGCTGGCTGGACATCGGTTGTGGCGAGGGTTATTACACCGCGCAAATCGCCGCCGCCCTGCCGCAAGCCGACGGTTATGCGCTGGATATTTCCCGGGAAGCGGTCAAACGCGCCTGCCGTCGCAATCCGCAGCTGACCTGGTTGATTGCCAGCATGGCGCGCGTGCCGCTGCCGGACGCCAGCTGTCAGTTCCTTGCCAGCGTGTTCAGCCCGCTGGACTGGAACGAAGCCAAGCGCTTGCTGACGCCGGGCGGCGGGCTGATGCGCGTCGGTCCGACCAGCGAGCATCTGATGGAGCTGCGCGAGCGCCTGTACGACGAAGTTCGCGACTATGCTGACGACAAGCATCTGGCCCTGGTGCCTGAAGGCATGCTGCTGGATCACAGCGAAACCCTGCGCTTCAAACTGAGCCTGATCGACGGTCAGGCTCGCGCCAACCTGCTGGCCATGACGCCCCACGGCTGGCGCGCCAGCGCGGAACGTCGGGCCAATGTCATCGAGCAGGTTGAGCCGTTCGAAGTCACGGTTTCCATGCGCTACGATTATTTCGTGCGCCAATAA